The DNA segment TTTGGTTTGGATGGTTCTCCTGAAGCCGATGCAACTGCTGCAATTTTAAACAAAATTGTTGAAAAATCTTACGAACTTTTAAAAGACCATCCCGTGAACATAAAACGTGTTGAAAATGGAGAAAACCCTGCAAATATCATATTACCCAGAGGTGCTGGCGCAGTTCCTGAAGCAGAACCTTTTAATGATAAATATGGTCTTAAATCAGCGTGTATTGCTGAAACTGGACTTATTCAGGGGATTGGGAAAATAGCAGGCATGGATATCATCGAGGTAGAAGGAGCAACTGGTGGAGTTGACACCAACTTAGATAACATTGCCAATAGTATTATAAAAACTGCTTCACTTCATTATGATTTTATCCTTATTAACATAGATGGGGCAGATGAAGCTGGACATGATGGGAATTTAAATGAGAAATTAGAATTTATAGAAAAGGTAGATGAAGTTGTAGGTAGAATAATGGAAATTAAAGATGTTTATTTCATTCTAACTGCTGATCATTCCACCCCAATTTCCATAATGGACCACACCGGAGATCCGGTTCCACTGGTGATTAATGGCCCCAATCTAAGAGTAGACCATGTGAACAAATTCAATGAGAGAACAACTGCAAGTGGTGGACTTTGCAGAATAAGAGGTAGTGATATTATGAACATACTGATGGACCTTATGAATCGTTCTTCGAAATTTGGGGCTTAGATTATGGAAACTGAAATTCCTAAACTCTTCGGCACCTCTGGCATAAGGGGGAAAGTAGGGGATGAAATAACCCCAGAACTTGCTTTAAATGTTGGAAAAGCAATTTCAACCTATTTAGGTGAAGGAAATAATGTAGTAATAGGATATGACACCCGAACTTCTAACCAGATGCTAGAAAGAGCTGTCAGTTCCGGTATCTTACAAGGCGGTTGTAATGTTTTGACTTTGGGAATGGTTCCCACACCAGTGGTTGGGTATGCTACCATGAAGCTGGGGGCCAATGCTGGAGTAATGATTACTGCCTCCCACAACCAATCCCCAGATAATGGGATTAAACTATGGAATCCAGATGGTATGGCTTATCTTCAGAAGCAAGAAAGGATAATCGAAAAAATAATACACCAAAAGAAT comes from the Methanobacterium sp. genome and includes:
- a CDS encoding 2,3-bisphosphoglycerate-independent phosphoglycerate mutase, whose product is MKGIIMIIDGMGDRPLEELGNKTPLEAAKTPNMDLMAKLGVNGIMDPIKPGIRAGSDTAHLSILGYDPYTVYTGRGPFEAAGVGIDVMPGDIAFRCNFSTANEAGIITDRRAGRVRDGTDELANVLNSMKLDENVEVIFKESTGHRAVLVLRGENLSDQVSDADPKHDGEKFLKIFGLDGSPEADATAAILNKIVEKSYELLKDHPVNIKRVENGENPANIILPRGAGAVPEAEPFNDKYGLKSACIAETGLIQGIGKIAGMDIIEVEGATGGVDTNLDNIANSIIKTASLHYDFILINIDGADEAGHDGNLNEKLEFIEKVDEVVGRIMEIKDVYFILTADHSTPISIMDHTGDPVPLVINGPNLRVDHVNKFNERTTASGGLCRIRGSDIMNILMDLMNRSSKFGA